One stretch of Mastomys coucha isolate ucsf_1 unplaced genomic scaffold, UCSF_Mcou_1 pScaffold12, whole genome shotgun sequence DNA includes these proteins:
- the Naa50 gene encoding N-alpha-acetyltransferase 50 isoform X3, with amino-acid sequence MKGRIELGDVTPHNIKQLKRLNQVIFPVSYNDKFYKDVLEVGELAKLAYFNDIAVGAVCCRVDHSQNQKRLYIMTLGCLAPYRRLGIGTKMLNHVLNICEKDGTFDNIYLHVQISNESAIDFYRKFGFEIIETKKNYYKRIEPADAHVLQKNLKVPSGQNAETQKTDN; translated from the exons CCGGATCGAGCTGGGAGATGTGACACCACACAATATTAAACAGTTGAAGAGATTGAACCAGGTCATCTTTCCAGTCAGCTATAATGATAAATTCTACAAGGATGTGCTAGAGGTTGGCGAGCTAGCAAAACTTg CATATTTCAATGATATAGCTGTAGGTGCAGTGTGCTGCAGGGTGGATCATTCACAGAATCAAAAGAGACTTTACATCATGACACTAGGATGCCTTGCACCTTACCGAAGACTAGGAATAG gAACTAAAATGTTAAATCATGTCCTAAACATCTGTGAGAAAGATGGCACTTTTGACAACATCTATCT GCATGTCCAGATCAGCAATGAGTCAGCGATTGACTTCTACAGGAAGTTTGGCTTTGAGATTATCGAGACAAAGAAGAACTACTATAAGAGGATAGAGCCTGCAGACGCACATGTGCTTCAGAAAAACCTCAAAGTCCCATCTGGTCAGAATGCAGagacacagaagacagacaactGA
- the Naa50 gene encoding N-alpha-acetyltransferase 50 isoform X2 has product MKGSRIELGDVTPHNIKQLKRLNQVIFPVSYNDKFYKDVLEVGELAKLAYFNDIAVGAVCCRVDHSQNQKRLYIMTLGCLAPYRRLGIGTKMLNHVLNICEKDGTFDNIYLHVQISNESAIDFYRKFGFEIIETKKNYYKRIEPADAHVLQKNLKVPSGQNAETQKTDN; this is encoded by the exons TAGCCGGATCGAGCTGGGAGATGTGACACCACACAATATTAAACAGTTGAAGAGATTGAACCAGGTCATCTTTCCAGTCAGCTATAATGATAAATTCTACAAGGATGTGCTAGAGGTTGGCGAGCTAGCAAAACTTg CATATTTCAATGATATAGCTGTAGGTGCAGTGTGCTGCAGGGTGGATCATTCACAGAATCAAAAGAGACTTTACATCATGACACTAGGATGCCTTGCACCTTACCGAAGACTAGGAATAG gAACTAAAATGTTAAATCATGTCCTAAACATCTGTGAGAAAGATGGCACTTTTGACAACATCTATCT GCATGTCCAGATCAGCAATGAGTCAGCGATTGACTTCTACAGGAAGTTTGGCTTTGAGATTATCGAGACAAAGAAGAACTACTATAAGAGGATAGAGCCTGCAGACGCACATGTGCTTCAGAAAAACCTCAAAGTCCCATCTGGTCAGAATGCAGagacacagaagacagacaactGA